A DNA window from Bubalus bubalis isolate 160015118507 breed Murrah chromosome 22, NDDB_SH_1, whole genome shotgun sequence contains the following coding sequences:
- the B4GALT6 gene encoding beta-1,4-galactosyltransferase 6 isoform X4, with protein MLQKQRLEFAFYVIEQTGTQPFNRAMLFNVGFKEAMKDSVWDCVIFHDVDHLPENDRNYYGCGEMPRHFAAKLDKYMYILPYKEFFGGVSGLTVEQFRKINGFPNAFWGWGGEDDDLWNRVHYAGYNVTRPEGDLGKYKSIPHHHRGEVQFLGRYKLLRYSKERQYIDGLNNLVYTPKVLVDRLYTNISVNLMPELAPIEDY; from the exons ATGCTCCAAAAACAGCGGCTGGAATTTGCCTTTTATGTCATTGAACAG ACTGGCACACAGCCTTTTAACCGAGCAATGCTCTTCAACGTGGGCTTCAAAGAGGCCATGAAAGACAGCGTCTGGGACTGTGTCATCTTCCACGATGTGGATCATCTACCTGAAAATGACCGAAACTATTATGGATGTGGAGAAATGCCACGTCACTTTGCAGCCAAGCTggataaatacatgtatat TCTTCCTTATAAAGAGTTTTTTGGTGGTGTAAGTGGACTGACAGTGGAACAGTTCAGAAAGATCAATGGTTTTCCTAACGCcttctggggctggggaggggaagaCGATGACCTTTGGAATAG GGTTCACTATGCTGGATATAATGTAACAAGACCAGAGGGGGACCTGGGAAAATACAAGTCTATTCCTCATCACCATCGAGGTGAAGTCCAGTTCTTAGGACG GTATAAATTACTCAGATACTCCAAAGAGCGCCAGTACATCGATGGGTTGAACAATTTAGTATACACGCCAAAAGTACTGGTTGATAGGTTGTATACAAATATATCTGTAAACCTCATGCCAGAGTTAGCTCCAATCGAAGACTATTAA
- the TTR gene encoding transthyretin, whose product MASFRLFLLCLAGLVFVSEAGSVGAGEPKCPLMVKVLDAVRGSPAANVGVKVFKKAADETWEPFASGKTGESGELHGLTTEDKFVEGLYKVELDTKSYWKSLGISPFHEFAEVVFTANDSGLRHYTIAALLSPYSYSTTALVSSPKE is encoded by the exons ATGGCTTCCTTCCGTCTGTTCCTCCTTTGTCTTGCTGGACTGGTGTTTGTGTCTGAGGCTGGCTCTGTG GGTGCTGGTGAACCCAAGTGTCCTCTGATGGTGAAGGTCCTGGATGCCGTCCGGGGCAGTCCTGCTGCGAACGTGGGTGTGAAGGTGTTTAAGAAGGCTGCTGACGAGACCTGGGAGCCATTTGCCTCGGG GAAAACTGGTGAATCTGGAGAGCTCCATGGGCTCACCACGGAGGACAAATTTGTAGAGGGACTATACAAAGTGGAATTAGACACCAAATCCTACTGGAAGTCACTTGGCATTTCCCCGTTCCATGAATTTGCAGAG GTGGTGTTCACAGCCAATGACTCTGGCCTCCGCCACTACACCATCGCCGCCCTGCTCAGCCCCTACTCCTACTCTACCACCGCCCTGGTCAGCAGTCCCAAGGAGTGA